The genomic window AATCCATTGGGCGGTCTTCGCGGCGCTGCACAATTATTAAGTAAAGAATTGACGCAAGAGCAACAAGAATATACTGAAATGATTATTGAACAAGCCGACCGTTTAACTAATTTGGTTGATAAGCTTTTAGGCCCTAATCAATTACCTCAGATGGCAGAACAAAATATTCATATTGTCTTAGAGAAAGTTTTTAAGCTGATTAATTTTAACAACCCTAAAAATATTAAATTTATTAGAGACTATGACCCCTCTATTCCTGAAATAAGTTTTGATCAAGATAAGCTTCAACAAGCGGTTTTGAATATTGTTAACAACGCCGTTCAAATTATTGATGAGGGTTGTAACATAACCCTCAAAACAAGAGCCGCTAGTAATAAAACCATTAATGGAAGACGTGTAAAACTTTGTGTTCAAATCAGTGTTATTGATAATGGCCCTGGTATTCCGAAAAAGATTCAAGACACTCTATTTTACCCTATGGTATCTGCACGTGATAACGGTACAGGTTTAGGCTTGTCTATTTCACAAACCTTAGTGCAACAGCACAAGGGTAAATTATCTTGCTATAGCCGACCAGGTCATACTGAGTTTTTAATTTTACTGCCTTTACAAGAAGAGAATAATAATGAATGTTGAGCAAGTTTGGATTGTAGATGATGACAGCTCTATTCGCTGGGTGTTAGAAAAAGCCTTATCAGGAGCAAATATATCTGTAGCCTCTTTTGAGAAACCAGAAGACTTACTCATCGCCCTAGAGCACCAACAACCAGAAATAATAATTTCTGATATAAAGATGCCAAATATTGATGGTATGACTTTACTTAGCCGTGTTAGTGAGCATTTTCCTAACCTACCGGTGATCATAATGACTGCACATTCTGATCTCGATAGTGCTGTAAATGCCTATCAAGGTGGGGCATTTGAATACTTACCTAAACCTTTTGATACTGACGAAGCTATCTCTCTAACAAGACGGGCACTAACACATGCTCGAGAACAAAGTGCTAAACGTAAGCATTCTATAGTAGCACCTGATCCCGTTGGAATCATTGGCGCGGCTCCAGCTATGCAAGAAGTTTTTAGGGCA from Colwellia sp. PAMC 20917 includes these protein-coding regions:
- the glnL gene encoding nitrogen regulation protein NR(II); protein product: MSSNSNRDQQLKFSYQQKLPNQMVTALVVLDNKLTIKYVNPAAEALLVKSFNKLCNLPITTVFYNSPIKKERLEQLLTSGQEFSDSDVTIEFFDHSRITVEITASSVEFSKQPHIILEFKQIDQQKQMSIEAFQHQQWESSRDLIRGLAHEIKNPLGGLRGAAQLLSKELTQEQQEYTEMIIEQADRLTNLVDKLLGPNQLPQMAEQNIHIVLEKVFKLINFNNPKNIKFIRDYDPSIPEISFDQDKLQQAVLNIVNNAVQIIDEGCNITLKTRAASNKTINGRRVKLCVQISVIDNGPGIPKKIQDTLFYPMVSARDNGTGLGLSISQTLVQQHKGKLSCYSRPGHTEFLILLPLQEENNNEC